In the genome of Hyphobacterium sp. CCMP332, one region contains:
- a CDS encoding tyrosine-type recombinase/integrase, producing MRDIFLSYLKSEKRYSDHTLKAYDSDISQFELFLKAQFPQQTLKTLSSIHIRSWLVHLKEEGNSNRSINRKSASLKSLYKFALKKGLVSSNPSDAIRAPKINKKLPVFIPSDILNGLFDQSHFSGDFSGQRDKLVIELLYGTGIRLSELIELKKDDINYHQSVIKVLGKGNKDRVIPLHKELIKSIKNYTDLREKMVRENANNYLILRDDGQKAYPVLIYRIVKKYLDLITTVEKKSPHVLRHTFATHLLNKGADLNAIKDLLGHENLAATQVYTHNSLEQLKSIFKKAHPKA from the coding sequence ATGAGGGATATTTTTTTGTCTTATTTGAAATCGGAAAAACGCTACAGTGATCATACACTAAAGGCCTATGATTCCGATATTTCGCAATTTGAGCTTTTTCTTAAAGCCCAATTCCCCCAACAAACACTTAAAACGCTTTCCTCCATTCATATCCGCTCCTGGCTTGTACATCTTAAAGAAGAGGGTAATAGCAATAGAAGTATCAACAGAAAGTCGGCCTCATTAAAATCACTATACAAATTTGCCTTAAAAAAAGGACTAGTAAGTTCCAATCCAAGTGATGCGATCAGAGCCCCAAAAATCAATAAAAAATTGCCTGTTTTTATTCCTTCTGATATTCTCAATGGATTATTTGATCAAAGTCATTTTAGTGGGGATTTTTCCGGACAAAGAGATAAGCTGGTCATTGAACTTTTATATGGAACAGGCATTCGCCTATCCGAACTCATAGAACTTAAAAAAGATGATATAAATTACCATCAATCAGTGATCAAAGTCTTAGGAAAAGGCAATAAAGATCGCGTAATTCCTTTACATAAGGAGCTGATAAAAAGCATTAAAAATTATACGGACCTGCGAGAGAAAATGGTTAGGGAAAATGCCAATAATTATTTAATATTAAGAGACGATGGGCAAAAGGCGTATCCTGTTTTGATTTATAGGATTGTCAAAAAATATCTTGATTTGATTACAACTGTAGAAAAGAAAAGCCCCCATGTTCTTCGTCACACTTTCGCGACGCATCTATTAAATAAGGGAGCGGATTTAAACGCAATAAAAGATCTCCTGGGGCATGAAAATCTTGCTGCTACGCAGGTATATACACATAATTCACTTGAGCAGTTAAAATCAATTTTTAAAAAAGCTCATCCTAAAGCATAA
- the lipA gene encoding lipoyl synthase gives MIELPVIEEKKKERPDWLRVKLPIGDKYKRVRELVDKYKLHTICESGNCPNMGECWGEGTATFMILGNVCTRSCSFCAVKTGRPPEYDEQEPERVAEAIYLMKVKHAVLTSVNRDELKDRGAEIWYRTVRAIKEVSPETTIETLIPDVKGNWEALERMISAGQEVVSHNVETVEELYRQVRPQAKYYRSLEQIKRTKEYGKRTKSGIMLGLGETKDQVFKAMDDLVEHGLDILTLGQYLQPTKMHLEVAEFIHPDVFDMYKEEGLQRGLKYVESGPLVRSSYHAERHVNV, from the coding sequence ATGATTGAACTACCTGTAATTGAGGAAAAGAAAAAAGAAAGACCTGACTGGTTGAGAGTAAAATTGCCTATTGGCGATAAATACAAACGTGTTCGCGAATTGGTAGATAAATATAAACTCCATACCATTTGTGAGAGTGGTAATTGCCCGAACATGGGTGAATGTTGGGGCGAAGGTACAGCCACTTTTATGATTCTGGGGAATGTTTGTACCAGAAGCTGTTCTTTTTGTGCGGTTAAAACAGGACGGCCTCCTGAGTATGATGAACAAGAGCCCGAAAGAGTAGCCGAAGCCATTTATTTGATGAAAGTTAAGCATGCGGTTTTAACCTCAGTCAACAGAGATGAGTTAAAAGATCGCGGTGCTGAAATTTGGTACAGAACCGTAAGAGCTATTAAAGAAGTAAGTCCTGAAACAACTATTGAAACTTTAATTCCCGATGTTAAAGGAAATTGGGAAGCACTGGAAAGAATGATTTCTGCCGGTCAGGAGGTGGTTTCGCATAATGTAGAAACCGTGGAAGAACTGTATCGACAGGTAAGGCCACAGGCAAAATACTACAGAAGCCTTGAACAGATAAAACGAACTAAAGAATACGGCAAACGAACAAAATCGGGTATTATGCTCGGACTCGGTGAGACAAAAGATCAGGTATTTAAAGCCATGGACGACCTGGTGGAGCACGGCTTGGATATATTAACGCTGGGTCAATACCTTCAACCAACAAAAATGCACTTGGAAGTGGCTGAGTTTATTCACCCTGATGTATTTGATATGTACAAAGAGGAAGGATTGCAACGCGGATTAAAATATGTTGAGTCCGGACCTTTGGTAAGATCTAGCTATCATGCAGAAAGGCATGTAAACGTTTAA
- a CDS encoding SDR family oxidoreductase — MYDRPFHKELLNKYTFLVTGGAGFIGSNIVEYLIKYKAGKIIVLDNFATGFRKNLKPFESSDILEIIEGDICDYNLCLELTKNVDFVLHQAALGSVPRSIDDPIASNNSNVTGFLNMLNASRINEVKRFVYAASSSTYGDHLALPKEEDNIGNPLSPYAVTKLVNELYASVFFKSYDFSSVGLRYFNVFGPRQDPKGAYAAVIPLFMDAFYEQKSPKINGKGDQTRDFTFIENAVEANIKACFSDKIHGAELFNVAYAERTSVLEMFNMLKEITNTELEPIFGPPRKGDVKDSLANISKAKKLLDYNPQINILEGLRMTWEWFKDNRSFIEKRS; from the coding sequence ATGTACGATAGGCCATTTCACAAGGAATTATTAAATAAATATACATTTCTGGTTACCGGAGGAGCAGGGTTTATTGGTTCCAATATTGTAGAATATTTAATAAAGTATAAGGCCGGGAAAATTATTGTTCTCGATAATTTTGCAACAGGTTTCAGAAAAAATTTAAAGCCATTTGAGTCTTCGGATATCCTGGAAATTATTGAAGGTGATATTTGTGATTATAATTTATGTCTTGAACTGACAAAAAATGTGGACTTTGTACTTCATCAGGCCGCCCTGGGTTCAGTACCAAGAAGTATCGATGACCCCATCGCTAGCAACAACTCCAATGTCACTGGGTTTTTAAACATGCTAAATGCATCGAGGATTAATGAGGTAAAGCGATTCGTTTATGCAGCATCTTCATCAACATATGGCGATCACCTGGCCTTACCAAAAGAAGAAGATAATATAGGAAATCCACTATCACCATATGCCGTAACCAAACTAGTCAATGAATTGTATGCTTCTGTATTCTTCAAGAGCTATGATTTTTCATCAGTTGGTTTGCGTTATTTTAATGTATTTGGGCCTCGTCAGGATCCCAAAGGTGCCTATGCTGCTGTAATTCCACTGTTTATGGATGCCTTTTATGAGCAAAAGTCTCCAAAAATTAACGGTAAAGGCGACCAAACCAGAGATTTCACTTTTATTGAAAATGCTGTCGAAGCAAATATAAAAGCTTGTTTTAGCGATAAAATTCATGGGGCTGAATTGTTTAATGTTGCCTATGCTGAAAGAACATCTGTTTTGGAAATGTTCAATATGTTGAAAGAAATCACAAATACTGAACTTGAACCAATTTTTGGGCCGCCGAGAAAAGGCGATGTAAAAGATTCGCTGGCCAATATTTCAAAAGCTAAAAAATTGCTGGATTATAATCCGCAGATTAATATATTGGAAGGTCTAAGAATGACCTGGGAATGGTTCAAAGATAATCGTTCCTTTATCGAAAAACGAAGCTAA
- a CDS encoding 30S ribosomal protein S21, with protein MITVNVKENESIDKALKRFKKKFEKAGVIRELRSRTFYEKPSVSRRDEIIKAKYIQQIRDKEQGI; from the coding sequence ATGATAACAGTAAACGTAAAAGAAAACGAATCAATAGATAAGGCGCTAAAGCGTTTTAAAAAGAAATTTGAAAAGGCGGGTGTAATCAGAGAATTGCGTTCCAGAACCTTTTATGAAAAACCTTCCGTATCGAGAAGGGATGAGATCATAAAAGCCAAATACATCCAGCAAATAAGAGACAAAGAGCAAGGAATATAA
- a CDS encoding acyl-CoA dehydrogenase family protein, translated as MNFKLNENQKMISQMIRDFGEKEIRANIMKWDESQEFPLPLFKKMGELGLMGVLVPTEYGGSGFGYFEYVTAIEEISAIDPSIGLSMAAHNSLCTGHILQFGSEEQKKKWLPKLASAEWIGAWGLTEPNTGSDAGNMKTVAVEDGDSFIINGAKNFITHGKSGDIAVVIARTGKVGDSHGMTAFVVERGTPGFKGGKKEDKLGMRASETAEMIFEDCRVSRENILGEIGDGFVQSLKVLDGGRISIAALSLGIAKGAYEFALQYSKEREQFNKPISSFQAISFKLADMATELEAARLLTFQAADLKNRGQKVTKESAMAKYYASEISVKAANEAVQILGGYGFIKDFPVEKFYRDCKLCTIGEGTSEIQKLVISRDILK; from the coding sequence ATGAACTTCAAATTAAACGAAAACCAAAAAATGATCAGTCAGATGATCAGGGACTTTGGTGAAAAAGAAATAAGAGCCAATATCATGAAATGGGATGAAAGCCAGGAATTCCCGCTCCCTCTCTTTAAGAAAATGGGAGAACTTGGCTTAATGGGTGTTTTAGTTCCTACAGAATATGGGGGCTCGGGCTTTGGCTATTTCGAGTATGTCACAGCTATTGAAGAAATTTCAGCCATAGATCCTTCCATCGGTCTTTCTATGGCCGCACATAATTCACTTTGTACGGGTCATATCCTTCAGTTTGGAAGTGAAGAGCAAAAGAAAAAATGGTTGCCAAAATTAGCCAGTGCCGAATGGATTGGTGCCTGGGGCTTAACAGAACCAAATACAGGCTCAGATGCCGGAAATATGAAAACCGTGGCAGTAGAAGATGGGGATTCCTTCATCATCAATGGGGCTAAAAATTTTATTACACATGGCAAAAGCGGAGATATTGCTGTAGTGATTGCAAGAACCGGTAAAGTTGGCGACTCGCATGGCATGACTGCTTTTGTTGTTGAAAGAGGTACTCCTGGTTTCAAAGGAGGAAAAAAAGAAGACAAGCTTGGAATGCGTGCTTCTGAAACGGCTGAAATGATATTTGAGGATTGCAGGGTATCCAGGGAAAATATTTTAGGTGAAATTGGCGATGGATTCGTGCAATCTTTAAAGGTTTTGGATGGTGGAAGAATTTCGATTGCGGCTCTTTCCCTTGGAATAGCTAAAGGAGCCTATGAATTTGCCCTGCAATATTCAAAAGAGCGGGAACAATTCAACAAACCCATTTCCTCATTCCAGGCCATTTCCTTTAAGTTGGCCGATATGGCAACGGAGTTGGAAGCTGCCAGATTGCTAACTTTTCAGGCGGCTGATCTGAAAAACAGAGGTCAAAAAGTGACCAAAGAATCAGCAATGGCCAAATACTATGCGTCTGAAATAAGTGTAAAAGCTGCCAATGAAGCAGTACAAATTTTAGGTGGATATGGATTCATCAAAGATTTTCCGGTTGAAAAATTCTACAGGGATTGTAAACTATGTACCATTGGCGAAGGAACATCGGAAATTCAAAAACTGGTTATTTCAAGAGATATATTGAAGTAA
- the rfbB gene encoding dTDP-glucose 4,6-dehydratase, whose protein sequence is MKTINKTILITGGAGFIGSHVVRLFVNKYPDHKIVNLDKLTYAGNLENIKDIESSDNYEFVKGDIVDKDFIFKLFEKHQFDGVIHLAAESHVDRSIENPSEFIYTNIIGTVNLLDASRKFWANNMGDKRFYHVSTDEVYGSLGDEGYFLESTSYDPQSPYSASKAGSDHFVRAYGNTYALPYVISNCSNNYGPNQFPEKLVPLFINNIRHNKPLPVYGKGENIRDWLYVIDHARAIDMVYWDGKNGETYNIGGFNEWKNIDLIKVLCKVMDEKLGRPEGKSEELITYVKDRAGHDMRYAIDANKIMNELGWEPSLQFEEGIRKTVDWYMENEEWLNHVTTGDYQNYYKLHYDNR, encoded by the coding sequence ATGAAAACAATTAATAAAACAATTTTGATCACCGGGGGAGCCGGATTTATTGGTTCCCATGTAGTAAGATTATTTGTTAATAAATATCCTGATCATAAAATTGTTAATCTCGACAAACTGACTTATGCGGGAAACCTTGAAAACATTAAGGATATTGAGAGTTCAGACAATTATGAATTTGTAAAGGGCGACATAGTCGACAAAGACTTTATTTTTAAACTTTTTGAAAAACATCAGTTTGATGGTGTTATTCATCTCGCGGCAGAATCGCATGTAGACCGATCTATTGAAAATCCTTCCGAATTTATTTACACCAACATAATCGGAACGGTCAACCTATTGGATGCTTCAAGAAAATTTTGGGCAAATAATATGGGGGATAAGCGATTTTATCATGTAAGTACCGATGAGGTTTATGGCTCTTTGGGTGATGAGGGATATTTTTTGGAAAGTACTTCATACGACCCACAATCACCATATTCGGCTTCAAAAGCAGGTTCCGATCATTTTGTGAGGGCCTATGGCAATACCTATGCTTTGCCTTATGTCATATCCAATTGTTCCAATAATTACGGACCGAATCAGTTTCCAGAAAAACTGGTGCCTTTATTTATCAATAACATCAGACATAATAAACCATTGCCCGTATACGGTAAAGGTGAAAATATAAGAGACTGGTTATATGTCATTGATCATGCAAGAGCAATCGATATGGTGTATTGGGATGGCAAAAACGGAGAAACTTATAATATCGGTGGATTTAACGAGTGGAAAAATATTGATCTCATCAAAGTGCTTTGTAAAGTTATGGATGAGAAACTGGGAAGACCTGAAGGAAAGTCAGAAGAATTGATCACTTATGTAAAAGACCGCGCCGGACATGATATGCGTTATGCAATTGATGCTAATAAAATCATGAATGAACTGGGTTGGGAACCTTCATTACAATTTGAAGAAGGAATTCGCAAAACGGTAGACTGGTATATGGAAAATGAAGAGTGGTTAAATCATGTCACTACCGGAGATTACCAGAATTATTACAAATTGCATTACGACAACAGATAA
- the galE gene encoding UDP-glucose 4-epimerase GalE: MQKIIVTGGAGYIGSHTVVELYKGGFQPVIIDNFVNSEKSVCQRINKILNDEIEVLEIDCNDYSELKRKTAELGDISGIIHFAAYKAVGESVKEPLKYYQNNLISLINVLRLSVDLQIKNFVFSSSCTVYGQPNSIAVDESATILPSESPYGNTKQMGEEIIRDLVRSKSPVKIASLRYFNPIGAHESALIGELPIGIPNNLVPFITQTAAGIRKELTIFGDDYPTADGTNIRDYIHVVDLAKAHVKTIEYLIKTKEECFLDHFNLGTGKGSSVLEVVKTFEKVNGINLNYKIGSRREGDVAAIYAIVDKANKKLDWKTEKTLADGLRDAWNWQKTLMDENN, translated from the coding sequence ATGCAAAAGATAATTGTAACAGGAGGAGCCGGATATATAGGATCACATACCGTTGTAGAATTATACAAAGGAGGGTTTCAACCTGTGATAATTGATAATTTTGTCAATTCAGAAAAAAGCGTTTGTCAAAGAATAAATAAAATCCTTAATGATGAAATTGAGGTACTGGAAATTGATTGCAACGATTACTCAGAGCTAAAAAGAAAAACAGCTGAATTAGGCGATATATCCGGGATCATTCATTTTGCAGCCTACAAAGCAGTGGGTGAATCGGTCAAAGAACCATTAAAATATTATCAAAACAATCTTATTTCGCTAATCAACGTCTTGCGTCTAAGCGTAGACTTGCAGATTAAGAATTTTGTTTTTTCATCCTCCTGCACAGTTTACGGTCAACCGAATTCCATAGCTGTAGATGAATCCGCGACCATCCTTCCTTCTGAATCACCATATGGAAATACAAAACAAATGGGTGAAGAAATTATCCGGGATCTGGTACGTTCTAAAAGCCCTGTCAAAATTGCGAGTTTAAGATATTTTAATCCTATTGGAGCTCACGAATCAGCATTAATTGGAGAATTGCCAATTGGAATACCAAATAATCTTGTGCCTTTTATTACACAAACAGCAGCGGGAATTCGAAAAGAATTGACAATTTTTGGTGATGATTATCCCACAGCTGACGGAACCAATATCAGGGATTATATTCACGTGGTTGATTTGGCAAAAGCACATGTAAAAACCATCGAATATTTGATCAAAACAAAGGAGGAATGCTTCTTGGATCACTTCAACCTTGGGACCGGTAAAGGCAGTTCGGTGCTGGAAGTTGTAAAAACTTTCGAAAAAGTAAATGGAATAAATCTGAATTATAAAATTGGTTCAAGAAGAGAAGGTGATGTAGCTGCTATTTATGCCATTGTAGATAAAGCCAATAAAAAATTAGACTGGAAAACTGAAAAAACATTAGCCGATGGTCTTAGGGATGCCTGGAATTGGCAAAAAACACTAATGGATGAAAACAATTAA
- a CDS encoding N-acetyltransferase, translating into MSQKEYFAHETAVIDSNCDIGRGSKIWHFSHIMSNCRIGEGCNIGQNVVISPEVILGKNVKVQNNVSIYTGVICEDDVFLGPSMVFTNIINPRSAVVRKSKYERTLVKKGASIGANATIVCGNDIGEYSFIGAGAVLTKETLPFELWLGNPAKRVGWISEYGHRLNFDDKGMATCPESGEVYQLNEDKVKKI; encoded by the coding sequence ATGTCTCAAAAAGAATATTTCGCACATGAAACTGCCGTAATTGATTCCAATTGTGATATCGGTCGGGGTTCAAAAATTTGGCATTTTTCGCATATAATGTCGAATTGTAGAATTGGTGAAGGATGTAACATTGGTCAGAATGTGGTGATTTCTCCGGAAGTAATATTGGGTAAAAATGTGAAAGTCCAGAACAATGTATCCATTTATACTGGAGTCATTTGCGAAGATGATGTCTTCCTGGGCCCATCTATGGTATTTACAAATATTATCAACCCGAGAAGCGCCGTAGTTCGAAAAAGTAAATACGAAAGAACCCTGGTTAAAAAAGGTGCTAGCATAGGGGCCAATGCTACTATAGTATGCGGAAATGACATCGGAGAATATTCTTTTATTGGTGCAGGTGCAGTTTTGACTAAAGAAACCTTGCCTTTTGAACTATGGCTTGGAAATCCAGCCAAACGCGTCGGTTGGATTTCGGAATACGGGCACCGATTGAATTTTGATGATAAAGGCATGGCCACCTGTCCTGAAAGTGGAGAGGTCTATCAATTGAATGAAGATAAAGTAAAAAAAATCTAA
- a CDS encoding nucleotide sugar dehydrogenase, translating to MIKELLNKDIELAVIGLGYVGLPIALEFAKKTKVIGFDINSERVDLMKKSVDPSGELEAADFEGTDIKFTADINDLRDVKFFIVAVPTPIDEHNQPNLKPLLGATSTVGKVLKKGDYVVFESTVYPGCTEEDCVPVLEEISGLKYISDFKVGYSPERINPGDKEHTLTKITKVASGCDEESARIIKEVYDLIITAGVHLASSIKVAEAAKIIENTQRDLNIALMNELSLIFDKIDVNTYEVLEAAGTKWNFLKFSPGLVGGHCIGVDPYYLTFKAQELGHNPRVILSGRQINDSMGAYVAKRTVQKMLEKKKDISKVKVLVMGATFKENVSDIRNSKVVDVVNELKSFSLEVDVVDPHASAKEVKEEYNFDLKEIPGEGYDAVIVAVNHKEYMNMSEGDFQKLLKDDAVFIDVKGVFRNKIKSLSYWSL from the coding sequence GTGATTAAGGAATTATTAAATAAGGACATAGAACTGGCAGTAATTGGATTGGGATATGTGGGACTTCCAATTGCACTTGAGTTTGCAAAAAAAACAAAAGTGATTGGTTTTGACATCAATTCGGAGAGAGTGGATCTAATGAAAAAATCTGTTGATCCAAGCGGAGAATTGGAGGCGGCCGATTTTGAGGGAACGGATATAAAATTCACAGCTGACATCAATGATCTGAGAGATGTGAAATTCTTTATCGTAGCGGTGCCTACGCCCATAGATGAACATAATCAACCCAATTTAAAGCCACTTCTCGGTGCTACATCAACCGTTGGGAAAGTGCTAAAAAAAGGCGATTATGTAGTTTTTGAATCTACTGTTTATCCCGGATGCACGGAAGAAGATTGCGTACCTGTATTAGAAGAAATTTCGGGATTAAAATACATCAGTGATTTTAAGGTTGGCTATTCTCCGGAAAGAATCAATCCTGGAGATAAAGAGCATACTTTGACCAAAATTACCAAAGTAGCTTCCGGCTGTGATGAAGAATCTGCCAGAATTATTAAAGAAGTCTATGACTTAATTATTACCGCCGGCGTACATTTGGCCTCATCAATTAAAGTGGCAGAAGCAGCGAAAATCATTGAAAATACTCAGAGAGATTTAAACATCGCTCTCATGAATGAACTCTCTCTTATTTTTGATAAAATCGATGTGAACACATATGAAGTTCTTGAAGCAGCAGGAACAAAATGGAATTTTCTAAAATTTTCACCCGGATTAGTAGGTGGCCATTGCATCGGCGTTGATCCCTATTATTTAACCTTCAAAGCTCAGGAATTGGGCCATAACCCAAGAGTAATTCTCAGCGGGCGACAAATTAATGATAGCATGGGTGCATATGTGGCCAAACGCACCGTGCAAAAAATGCTTGAGAAAAAGAAAGATATCTCTAAGGTCAAAGTCCTTGTAATGGGTGCCACTTTTAAGGAAAACGTTTCTGATATCAGAAATTCTAAAGTTGTAGATGTCGTTAATGAATTAAAATCTTTTTCTTTGGAAGTTGATGTTGTAGATCCTCACGCTTCCGCAAAGGAAGTAAAAGAAGAATATAATTTTGACTTGAAAGAAATACCCGGAGAGGGATATGATGCTGTAATTGTGGCTGTCAATCATAAGGAATACATGAATATGTCTGAGGGTGATTTTCAGAAATTATTAAAAGACGATGCTGTTTTTATTGATGTAAAAGGTGTATTCAGAAATAAAATAAAATCTCTGAGCTACTGGAGCTTATAG
- a CDS encoding methionine adenosyltransferase translates to MPYLFTSESVSEGHPDKVADQISDALLDHFLAFDPHSKVACETLVTTGQVMLAGEVKSDTYLDVQQIARDVINKIGYTKGAYMFEGDSCGVLSAIHEQSDDINQGVDRGEVEEQGAGDQGMMFGYATNETQNYMPLALDLSHKILEVLAELRREKKEMDYLRPDSKAQVTIEYDDNHKPIRIDAIVVSTQHDDFDEEEKMLKRIKNDIINILIPRVKKQLRPEIQALFTNEIKYHINPTGKFVIGGPHGDTGLTGRKIIVDTYGGKGAHGGGAFSGKDPSKVDRSAAYATRHIAKNLVAAGVCDQVLVQVSYAIGVVEPTSIFVDTYGSAKVDLNDGEIAKKVSEIFDMRPGIIEKRLKLRNPIYGPSAAYGHMGRNPEKVKRSFSRPDGRGKEIKEIEVELFTWEKLDHLDQVKKAFGV, encoded by the coding sequence ATGCCTTATCTTTTTACATCAGAATCGGTGTCTGAAGGACATCCGGATAAAGTAGCAGATCAAATATCAGATGCGCTTCTTGACCATTTTTTAGCTTTTGATCCACATTCAAAAGTGGCTTGTGAAACACTTGTAACGACCGGTCAGGTAATGCTTGCAGGTGAAGTGAAATCGGATACTTATTTAGATGTCCAGCAAATCGCCAGAGATGTTATCAATAAAATAGGATACACGAAAGGGGCTTATATGTTTGAAGGCGACAGCTGTGGAGTATTGTCAGCAATACACGAACAGTCGGACGATATCAATCAGGGCGTTGATCGAGGAGAGGTGGAAGAGCAGGGTGCCGGTGATCAGGGGATGATGTTTGGTTATGCTACCAATGAAACCCAAAACTATATGCCATTGGCACTTGATCTGTCGCATAAAATTCTTGAGGTATTGGCAGAATTGAGAAGGGAAAAAAAGGAAATGGATTATTTGCGGCCCGATTCTAAAGCACAGGTAACCATTGAATACGATGATAATCACAAACCTATAAGAATTGATGCCATAGTAGTCAGTACCCAGCACGACGATTTCGATGAAGAGGAAAAAATGCTCAAGCGAATTAAAAATGACATCATTAATATTTTAATTCCCAGGGTAAAAAAACAATTGAGACCTGAGATCCAGGCTTTGTTCACAAATGAAATCAAATACCATATCAATCCTACCGGAAAGTTTGTGATCGGTGGACCACATGGCGATACCGGATTGACAGGAAGAAAAATAATTGTAGATACCTATGGTGGAAAAGGTGCTCATGGTGGAGGAGCGTTTTCAGGAAAAGATCCTTCTAAAGTCGACAGATCCGCAGCTTATGCAACAAGACACATCGCTAAAAACCTTGTAGCTGCGGGAGTATGTGATCAGGTTTTGGTACAGGTTTCTTATGCTATTGGAGTTGTGGAACCAACATCAATATTTGTAGATACCTACGGTTCAGCAAAAGTTGATTTAAACGATGGGGAGATTGCAAAAAAAGTTTCTGAGATTTTTGACATGCGACCCGGAATTATTGAAAAACGACTGAAATTAAGAAATCCAATCTATGGTCCTTCAGCTGCATATGGGCATATGGGCAGGAATCCTGAAAAGGTTAAGCGAAGTTTTTCAAGACCTGATGGAAGAGGAAAGGAAATCAAAGAAATTGAAGTTGAATTATTTACCTGGGAAAAACTGGATCATCTGGATCAGGTAAAGAAAGCATTTGGTGTATAA
- the raiA gene encoding ribosome-associated translation inhibitor RaiA, with product MKLQMHSIHFDADVKLLDFIQKKMDKLETFYDRIIDGEVFLRLENGDSVKNKLVEIKLNIPGTTLFSKEQSNSFEAATDACVEALRRQIKKHKEKNSVHL from the coding sequence ATGAAGTTGCAAATGCATTCAATTCACTTCGACGCCGACGTTAAATTATTGGATTTTATTCAGAAGAAAATGGATAAACTGGAAACTTTTTATGATAGAATAATTGATGGTGAAGTTTTCCTGCGTTTGGAAAATGGTGATAGCGTAAAAAATAAACTTGTGGAAATTAAATTAAATATTCCCGGTACAACATTGTTTTCCAAGGAACAGTCTAATTCTTTTGAAGCAGCAACTGACGCTTGTGTAGAAGCTTTGCGCAGACAGATCAAAAAACACAAAGAGAAAAACAGTGTGCACTTATAA
- a CDS encoding SAM-dependent methyltransferase produces MAGNIYLIPTPISEEGYGHLAEISKELITTLELFFVENQKNSRRFIKTLHPEAIIDNLEFVDIGKYSDKDLIQEGLQKVWLGKNAAILSDVGCPGIGDPGHELILEAQDSGVRIIPLAGPNSFMMALMASGLNGQEFRFHGYLPIDKNQRKAKLKSMSADALNTGESQIFMDTPYRNQQVLSDIIQSCPANVNLCIAEEITGKKESILTMPVKDWKKINKKIDKHPAVFILG; encoded by the coding sequence TTGGCCGGAAATATTTATCTCATTCCAACACCAATTTCTGAAGAGGGGTATGGGCATCTTGCGGAAATTTCTAAGGAACTGATTACTACACTCGAACTATTTTTTGTTGAGAACCAAAAAAATAGCAGAAGATTTATTAAAACGCTACATCCCGAAGCAATCATTGACAATCTTGAATTTGTCGATATTGGAAAATATTCCGATAAGGATTTGATTCAGGAAGGACTTCAAAAAGTCTGGCTTGGAAAAAATGCGGCAATTCTTTCAGATGTCGGTTGTCCCGGAATTGGGGATCCGGGTCATGAATTGATTTTAGAAGCACAGGATTCCGGTGTTCGAATAATTCCTTTAGCCGGACCAAATTCATTTATGATGGCTTTAATGGCTTCAGGCCTCAACGGACAGGAATTTAGATTTCACGGCTATTTGCCCATTGATAAAAATCAAAGAAAAGCCAAGCTTAAAAGTATGAGTGCCGATGCATTAAATACCGGAGAATCGCAGATTTTCATGGATACCCCTTATCGAAATCAGCAGGTATTAAGCGACATAATACAATCATGTCCTGCGAATGTGAATTTGTGTATTGCAGAAGAAATCACAGGAAAAAAAGAATCCATTTTGACCATGCCGGTTAAGGATTGGAAAAAAATAAATAAGAAAATTGATAAGCATCCCGCGGTATTTATTCTCGGATAA